In the Maridesulfovibrio ferrireducens genome, one interval contains:
- a CDS encoding transglutaminase-like cysteine peptidase, producing the protein MLFFQSIRAVRATVLCVLFVAFFVIGTEESGFAGSKKVVKQKIFGTVEFKGKISKLPKWTRVLAGMKQWKGYFSSKSKASQTSKAGWKLLKKQIASKPEMDRLRAVNKYFNQWPYRLDKQNYGVTDYWATPIEFLSKSGDCEDYAIAKYYALKELGFSKDKMRIVAVRDSIRGIGHAVLVVYLSDDVYVLDNQTVLVLSHAKYKHYVPQYSVNENFRWFHVAPAKKTTYKKPINKK; encoded by the coding sequence ATGTTGTTCTTTCAAAGCATACGCGCTGTAAGAGCAACTGTTCTGTGTGTTCTGTTTGTGGCCTTTTTTGTAATCGGGACTGAAGAAAGTGGTTTCGCAGGCTCAAAAAAAGTTGTTAAACAAAAAATATTCGGAACTGTCGAGTTCAAAGGTAAGATATCGAAACTACCTAAATGGACTAGAGTTTTGGCCGGTATGAAACAATGGAAAGGATATTTCAGCTCTAAATCTAAAGCGTCTCAAACATCCAAGGCGGGTTGGAAGCTTTTAAAGAAGCAGATTGCTTCCAAGCCGGAGATGGACCGGCTGAGGGCTGTGAACAAATATTTTAACCAGTGGCCCTACCGTTTGGATAAGCAAAATTACGGTGTGACGGATTACTGGGCGACTCCTATAGAATTTTTGAGCAAATCCGGTGATTGTGAAGATTACGCCATCGCCAAGTATTACGCTCTTAAAGAGCTGGGATTCAGCAAGGATAAAATGCGTATTGTCGCTGTCCGGGACAGCATCAGAGGGATAGGACATGCCGTTTTAGTCGTTTATTTGAGTGATGATGTTTATGTTCTTGATAATCAGACAGTTCTCGTTTTGTCGCACGCGAAGTACAAGCATTACGTGCCGCAGTATTCTGTGAATGAGAACTTTAGATGGTTCCATGTGGCACCTGCTAAGAAAACTACATATAAAAAACCGATAAATAAAAAGTAA